In a single window of the Anabas testudineus chromosome 19, fAnaTes1.2, whole genome shotgun sequence genome:
- the stx4 gene encoding syntaxin-4 — MRDRTKELGNKAESDEDEERKALMDKPGPSSAKEEKDNEAFFKKVQEIHEGLQSLKKMVSDLENKQKTVLGVALPEESMKKELQTLRDEIKTLATQIQRKLKSIEHKKGEDDGKYIPVHIRMQRTQHGVLSKEFVELMGHCNSIQAQYRDRNVERIQRQLKITGSNVSDEELDAMLESGQTDVFTQNILIDAKATKQALNEIESRHDEILKLERSIRDLHDMFQYLAMEVEAQGEMVDRIENNIKMSCNYVEKAKDNTEKAVQYQQKARKKKVWIAICLAILILILVIALATAFS, encoded by the exons ATGAGGGACCGGACTAAAGAATTAGGAAAC AAAGCAGAGtcagatgaggatgaggagagaaaagctCTCATGGATAAACCTGGACCCTCTTCAGCCAAAGAAGAGAAGGACAATGAGGCTTTCTTCAAAAAG GTGCAAGAAATCCACGAGGGTCTGCAGAGTCTCAAGAAAATGGTGTCGGACCTcgagaacaaacagaaaactgtgctCGGTGTGGCGCTGCCAGAGGAGA GTATGAAGAAAGAGCTGCAGACTCTTCGAGATGAGATAAAAACACTGGCGACCCAGATCCAGAGAAAACTGAAGA GTATTGAACATAAGAAGGGAGAGGATGATGGAAAATACATACCTGTTCACATTCGGATGCAGCGCACCCAG CACGGGGTCTTGTCCAAGGAGTTTGTGGAGTTGATGGGTCACTGTAACTCCATCCAGGCCCAGTACAGAGACCGTAACGTGGAGAGAATACAGAGGCAACTTAAAATCA CTGGGTCCAACGTGTCAGATGAGGAACTTGATGCTATGCTCGAAAGTGGTCAGACGGATGTTTTCACTCAGAAT ATCCTGATTGATGCTAAAGCTACAAAGCAGGCCCTGAATGAGATTGAGTCCCGACACGATGAGATCCTGAAGCTGGAGAGGAGCATCAGAGACCTGCATGATATGTTCCAGTACCTCGCTATGGAGGTGGAGGCTCAG GGAGAGATGGTCGACCGGAttgaaaacaacatcaaaatgtCTTGTAACTACGTAGAGAAAGCAAAGGACAACACAGAGAAAGCCGTCCAGTATCAGCAGAAAGCACGCAAG AAAAAGGTTTGGATCGCCATCTGTTTGgccatcctcatcctcatcctcgtCATCGCCTTGGCCACCGCCTTCTCCTAA